The Streptomonospora litoralis genome window below encodes:
- a CDS encoding uroporphyrinogen-III synthase yields the protein MTPTPPTVPAARAHDDTDAPTDATVAPLAGFTVAVTAARRADELAALLRRKGAEVLSAPALRIVPLSDDQRLAHASQELTRRPADVVVATTGIGFRGWVEACDTWGSAEALVSAMGSSRLLARGPKAKGAIRAAGLREEWSPPSESSAEVLDYLLEKGVAGLRVAVQLHGEPLPDFCAALRMAGAEVVEVPVYRWTEPEDTAGLDRLIEDVAGGGVDAVTFTSAPAAAGLLDRAGHLGLHRGLVSRLCGDTMAMCVGPVTARPLMAEDIPTPWPDRARIGAMVKRLAEELPERFPNLPVAGHRLQPRGHAVLVDGVVCPLSPALMRVLRELARRPGAVRDRADLLASLGGDGDAHAVETAVARLRGALGDPRIIQTVVKRGYRLALDTGECATRGD from the coding sequence ATGACACCCACGCCACCGACCGTGCCCGCCGCCCGCGCCCACGACGACACCGACGCCCCGACCGACGCCACCGTGGCCCCGCTGGCCGGGTTCACCGTGGCCGTCACCGCCGCCCGCCGCGCCGACGAGCTGGCCGCGCTGCTGCGCCGCAAGGGCGCCGAGGTCCTCAGCGCCCCGGCGCTGCGCATCGTCCCGCTCAGCGACGACCAGCGCCTGGCCCACGCTTCGCAAGAGCTGACCCGCCGCCCCGCCGACGTGGTCGTGGCCACCACCGGCATCGGCTTCCGCGGCTGGGTCGAGGCGTGCGACACCTGGGGCAGCGCCGAGGCGCTGGTGTCCGCGATGGGCTCCTCCCGCCTGCTGGCCCGCGGCCCCAAGGCCAAGGGCGCCATCCGCGCCGCCGGGTTGAGAGAGGAGTGGTCCCCGCCCTCGGAGTCCTCCGCCGAGGTGCTGGACTACCTGCTGGAGAAGGGCGTGGCGGGGCTGCGCGTCGCCGTGCAGCTGCACGGCGAGCCGCTGCCCGACTTCTGCGCCGCGCTGCGCATGGCCGGCGCCGAGGTCGTCGAGGTGCCCGTCTACCGCTGGACCGAGCCGGAGGACACCGCCGGGCTGGACCGGCTCATCGAGGACGTCGCCGGCGGCGGCGTCGACGCCGTCACCTTCACCAGCGCACCCGCCGCCGCGGGCCTGCTCGACCGCGCCGGGCACCTGGGCCTGCACCGCGGCCTGGTCTCCCGCCTCTGCGGCGACACCATGGCCATGTGCGTGGGTCCCGTCACCGCCCGCCCCCTCATGGCCGAGGACATCCCCACCCCCTGGCCCGACCGCGCCCGCATCGGCGCCATGGTCAAACGCCTGGCCGAAGAGCTTCCCGAACGCTTCCCCAACCTGCCGGTGGCCGGACACCGGCTGCAACCGCGCGGGCACGCCGTGCTCGTCGACGGCGTGGTCTGCCCCCTTTCGCCCGCCCTGATGCGGGTGCTGCGCGAGCTGGCCCGCCGCCCCGGCGCCGTCCGCGACCGCGCCGACCTGCTCGCCTCGCTGGGCGGCGACGGCGACGCCCATGCGGTGGAGACCGCCGTGGCCCGGCTGCGCGGCGCGCTGGGCGATCCCCGCATCATCCAGACCGTGGTCAAGCGCGGCTACCGCCTCGCGCTGGACACCGGCGAATGCGCGACCAGAGGAGACTGA
- a CDS encoding dual specificity protein phosphatase family protein — translation MPSDLSPATPSGTPASAASGHAAPGAWQRDDPRHDRAAGAWVGAAAAACMVGAPAAVARGLLAPSGEADAVPARLARLLESALAALDEPGIESAPGSAPERAFARALRAAAATGRVPDAETAADGDVMGAAWRAVSETPVPPLDSAGRVFPCTHLVDAVWRASAVGGDEAAMYAGALAGARWGVSGVPLEAQRRLSDAVEPRELIARAVVLARGSDPGGWPERSGYHTGDSAGIYTPFRTPHPHDSGVLLGNLSHLRERPDDVDAIVSLNRLGPEDVHDGVPAPDRVEVWLADTPAVNPNLHFVLEEAAASVAALRAEGKRVLLHCAAGQSRTPAVAAHYAARSLGADVREALRTVITEVGGHLDNPELARTAAALNGVQLSDAAAELFPEGLPPRRGADAAR, via the coding sequence ATGCCCTCCGACCTGTCCCCGGCCACACCCTCCGGCACGCCCGCCTCCGCCGCCAGCGGGCACGCGGCGCCGGGCGCCTGGCAGCGCGACGATCCGCGCCACGACCGCGCGGCGGGCGCATGGGTGGGCGCGGCGGCCGCCGCATGCATGGTCGGCGCGCCCGCGGCCGTGGCCCGGGGACTGCTGGCGCCCTCGGGCGAGGCCGATGCGGTGCCCGCCCGACTGGCCCGCCTGCTTGAGTCGGCCCTGGCCGCCCTCGACGAGCCCGGCATCGAGAGCGCCCCCGGCTCGGCCCCCGAGCGGGCCTTCGCCCGCGCCCTGCGGGCCGCGGCGGCCACCGGCCGCGTCCCCGACGCCGAGACCGCCGCCGACGGCGACGTGATGGGCGCCGCCTGGCGCGCCGTCTCCGAGACCCCGGTGCCGCCGCTGGACTCGGCGGGCCGCGTGTTCCCGTGCACCCACCTGGTCGACGCGGTGTGGCGGGCCTCGGCCGTCGGCGGCGACGAGGCGGCCATGTACGCCGGCGCGCTCGCCGGAGCCCGGTGGGGCGTCTCCGGCGTGCCGCTGGAGGCCCAGCGCCGGCTCTCCGACGCCGTCGAACCCCGCGAGTTGATCGCGCGCGCCGTCGTGCTGGCCCGCGGCAGCGACCCCGGCGGCTGGCCGGAGCGGTCGGGCTACCACACCGGCGACTCCGCCGGCATCTACACGCCCTTCCGCACTCCGCACCCCCACGACTCCGGTGTGCTGCTGGGAAACCTCTCCCACCTGCGCGAACGCCCCGACGACGTCGACGCGATCGTCTCGCTCAACCGCCTGGGCCCCGAGGACGTCCACGACGGCGTGCCCGCGCCCGACCGGGTCGAGGTGTGGCTGGCCGACACCCCCGCGGTCAACCCGAACCTGCACTTCGTGCTGGAGGAGGCCGCCGCTTCGGTGGCCGCGCTGCGCGCCGAGGGCAAGCGGGTGCTGCTGCACTGCGCGGCCGGGCAGTCGCGCACCCCGGCGGTGGCCGCCCACTACGCCGCCCGCAGCCTGGGCGCCGACGTGCGCGAAGCCCTGCGCACCGTCATCACCGAGGTCGGCGGCCACCTGGACAACCCCGAGCTGGCACGCACCGCCGCCGCGCTCAACGGCGTCCAGCTCTCAGACGCCGCCGCCGAACTGTTCCCCGAGGGCCTGCCTCCGCGCCGCGGCGCCGATGCCGCGCGCTGA
- the nirD gene encoding nitrite reductase small subunit NirD yields the protein MSTPTPTPTPTLPLPASPDRLWVAACDSDRLTRERGVAVLLPDGSQAAVFRTHDDVLYAVGNIDPFSGAAVISRGIVGDRAGEPTVASPMLKQVFSLRSGRCLDEPDTGLATYAVRLREGVIDVSTRPDEAAT from the coding sequence ATGAGCACGCCGACGCCGACGCCGACGCCGACACTGCCACTGCCCGCAAGCCCCGACCGGCTGTGGGTCGCCGCCTGCGACTCCGATAGGCTCACTCGTGAACGCGGCGTCGCCGTCCTGCTTCCCGACGGCTCCCAGGCCGCCGTCTTCCGCACGCACGACGACGTGCTCTACGCCGTGGGAAACATCGACCCCTTCAGCGGTGCGGCGGTGATCTCCCGCGGCATCGTGGGCGACCGGGCCGGCGAGCCCACCGTCGCCTCGCCCATGCTCAAGCAGGTGTTCTCCCTGCGCAGTGGACGGTGCCTGGACGAGCCGGACACGGGGCTCGCCACCTACGCCGTGCGGCTGCGCGAGGGCGTGATCGACGTCAGCACCCGACCGGACGAGGCAGCGACATGA
- the nirB gene encoding nitrite reductase large subunit NirB — MRQLVVIGNGMVGHRLVEAVLSRDTGTGAGADAGAGADTNTAWHITVLGEEPRPAYDRVALSAYFDGAGEEQLRLADLSRRPGVELLLGEPATAIDRTGRTVTTSTGRVLGYDALVLATGSSPFVPPVPGHDLPGCHVYRTIDDLEDITATARSAAARGAQAGVVIGGGLLGLEAADALRLLGMEPHVVEMAPWLMPRQVDEGGGAVLGRLIADTGVTCHTAAGLTGIETAPDGRNLHVLLGEDGPEQRRIDAGIVVFSVGVRPRDGLARSAGLDIGPRGGVAVDSACRTSDPRIYAVGECASADGTVYGLIAPGNAMAEVAADRIAGGEAAFTGADTSTKLKLLGVDVASFGDALGTADGALEVVLNDAPGRRYAKLVVSDDATTLLGGILVGDASAYAGLRPLVGRELPGDPLDLIAGDRSGAGGGAGVAALPDDAQVCSCNAVTKGAVRTAIDEGSTDIGALKSCTKAGTSCGSCVPMLKTLLADSGIEQSTALCEHFDHSRAELVEIITATGTTAFSELIERHGTGRGCDICKPAVASILASLGGGHILEGEQAALQDTNDHFLANIQRNGTYSVVPRVPGGEITPERLIAIGRVAEEFGLYTKITGAQRIDLLGARVEQLPAVWSRLVQAGFESGHAYGKALRTVKSCVGDTWCRYGVQDSVGMAIRLELRYRGLRSPHKLKSAVSGCARECAEARGKDFGVIATEHGWNLYVGGNGGFTPRHAQLLAADLDDDTLIRYIDRFLMFYIRTADRLQRTAAWIEQLDGGLDHLRAVVVDDSLGIAAELEEAMARHTAGYSDEWRGVLEDPEKLARFVSFANAPEAPDPTIAFDTERDQPVPAGPVALGMPTRRGAPDPAPEPAGSPT, encoded by the coding sequence ATGAGACAGCTCGTGGTCATCGGCAACGGCATGGTCGGACACCGCCTTGTGGAGGCCGTCCTCAGCCGCGACACCGGAACCGGCGCCGGCGCCGACGCCGGCGCCGGCGCCGACACGAACACCGCCTGGCACATCACCGTCCTCGGCGAGGAACCGCGCCCCGCCTACGACCGGGTCGCGCTCTCCGCCTACTTCGACGGAGCCGGCGAGGAGCAGCTGCGCCTGGCCGACCTCTCCCGGCGCCCCGGCGTCGAACTGCTGCTGGGCGAGCCCGCCACCGCCATCGACCGCACCGGGCGCACCGTCACCACCTCCACCGGCCGCGTACTCGGCTACGACGCGCTGGTGCTGGCCACCGGCTCATCGCCGTTCGTCCCCCCGGTGCCCGGACACGACCTGCCCGGCTGCCACGTCTACCGCACCATCGACGACCTGGAGGACATCACCGCCACCGCCCGCAGCGCCGCCGCCCGCGGCGCCCAGGCCGGCGTGGTCATCGGCGGCGGCCTGCTGGGCCTGGAGGCCGCCGACGCGCTGCGCCTGCTGGGGATGGAACCGCACGTGGTGGAGATGGCGCCGTGGCTGATGCCCCGCCAGGTCGACGAAGGCGGGGGAGCGGTCCTGGGCCGCCTCATCGCCGACACCGGCGTCACCTGCCACACCGCCGCCGGGCTCACCGGCATCGAAACCGCCCCCGACGGGCGCAACCTGCACGTGCTGCTGGGCGAGGACGGCCCCGAGCAGCGCCGCATCGACGCCGGCATCGTGGTGTTCTCCGTGGGCGTGCGCCCCCGCGACGGACTCGCCCGCTCCGCCGGACTCGACATCGGTCCCCGCGGAGGCGTCGCCGTCGACTCCGCCTGCCGCACCAGCGACCCCCGCATCTACGCCGTGGGCGAATGCGCCAGCGCCGACGGCACCGTCTACGGGCTCATCGCCCCCGGCAACGCCATGGCCGAAGTCGCCGCCGACCGCATCGCCGGCGGCGAGGCCGCCTTCACCGGCGCCGACACCTCCACCAAACTCAAACTGCTGGGCGTGGACGTGGCCAGCTTCGGCGACGCCCTCGGCACCGCCGACGGCGCACTGGAGGTCGTACTCAACGACGCCCCCGGCCGCCGCTACGCCAAGCTCGTCGTCTCCGACGACGCCACCACCCTGCTCGGCGGCATCCTGGTCGGCGACGCATCGGCGTATGCCGGGCTGCGCCCCCTGGTGGGCCGCGAACTGCCCGGCGACCCCCTCGACCTCATCGCCGGCGACCGCAGCGGCGCCGGCGGGGGAGCGGGCGTGGCCGCCCTTCCCGACGACGCCCAGGTCTGCTCCTGCAACGCCGTCACCAAGGGCGCCGTCCGCACCGCCATCGACGAGGGCAGCACCGACATCGGCGCCCTCAAGTCCTGCACCAAGGCCGGCACCAGCTGCGGCTCGTGCGTGCCCATGCTCAAGACCCTGCTCGCCGACTCCGGCATCGAGCAGTCCACGGCGCTGTGCGAGCACTTCGACCACTCCCGCGCCGAACTCGTCGAGATCATCACCGCCACCGGCACCACCGCCTTCTCCGAGCTCATCGAGCGGCACGGCACCGGGCGCGGCTGCGACATCTGCAAACCCGCCGTCGCCTCGATCCTCGCCTCCCTGGGCGGCGGCCACATCCTCGAAGGCGAACAGGCCGCGCTGCAGGACACCAACGACCACTTCCTGGCCAACATCCAGCGCAACGGCACCTACTCGGTGGTGCCCCGGGTGCCCGGCGGCGAGATCACCCCCGAGCGGCTCATCGCCATCGGCCGGGTCGCCGAGGAGTTCGGCCTTTACACCAAGATCACCGGAGCCCAGCGCATCGACCTGCTCGGCGCCCGCGTCGAACAGCTGCCCGCCGTCTGGAGCCGCCTGGTCCAAGCCGGTTTCGAGTCCGGGCACGCCTACGGCAAGGCGCTGCGCACCGTGAAGTCCTGCGTGGGCGACACCTGGTGCCGCTACGGAGTCCAGGACTCGGTGGGCATGGCCATCCGACTGGAACTGCGCTACCGCGGCCTGCGATCCCCGCACAAACTCAAGTCCGCCGTCTCCGGCTGCGCCCGCGAATGCGCCGAGGCCCGCGGCAAGGACTTCGGCGTCATCGCCACCGAGCACGGCTGGAACCTCTACGTCGGCGGCAACGGCGGATTCACCCCCCGCCACGCCCAACTGCTGGCCGCCGACCTCGACGACGACACCCTCATCCGCTACATCGACCGGTTCCTGATGTTCTACATCCGCACCGCGGACCGCCTGCAGCGCACCGCCGCCTGGATCGAGCAGCTCGACGGCGGCCTGGACCACCTGCGCGCCGTCGTCGTCGACGACAGCCTGGGTATCGCCGCGGAACTGGAGGAGGCCATGGCCCGCCACACCGCCGGCTACTCCGACGAGTGGCGCGGCGTGCTGGAGGACCCCGAGAAGCTGGCCCGCTTCGTCTCCTTCGCCAACGCCCCCGAAGCGCCCGACCCCACCATCGCCTTCGACACCGAACGCGACCAGCCCGTCCCGGCCGGCCCGGTGGCCCTGGGCATGCCGACCCGCCGCGGCGCCCCGGACCCGGCGCCCGAACCGGCCGGCTCACCGACCTGA
- a CDS encoding septal ring lytic transglycosylase RlpA family protein, with the protein MGNHAPSRASLRERLRANRSIVVITATGAVLIAAGTAGAATVSGLTAGPEAASSEVRLPAAETADARPAPQQTQSAGAQQGQDHDQARQQREQARQAATQSFSGTTSEKEKPEPEPTQESSDSGSSSAGSGGGSDMTPTGQGGSCEASMYSEPQPTASGERFDPSAMTAAHKTLPMDTMVQVTNPANGQSVTVRINDRGPYIAGRCLDLSTASFEQIASASAGVVDVEWQVVS; encoded by the coding sequence GTGGGCAATCACGCGCCCTCCCGCGCCTCCCTGCGCGAACGCCTCAGAGCCAACCGCTCCATCGTCGTCATCACCGCGACCGGCGCCGTGCTCATCGCCGCCGGAACCGCCGGCGCCGCCACCGTCAGCGGACTGACCGCCGGCCCCGAGGCCGCCTCCAGCGAGGTTCGCCTTCCCGCCGCCGAGACCGCCGACGCCCGGCCCGCGCCCCAGCAGACGCAGTCGGCCGGGGCGCAGCAGGGCCAGGACCACGACCAGGCTCGCCAACAGCGCGAACAGGCCCGCCAGGCGGCCACGCAGTCCTTCAGCGGAACCACCTCCGAGAAGGAGAAACCCGAACCCGAACCCACCCAGGAGAGCTCCGACTCCGGCTCCTCCTCCGCCGGATCGGGCGGCGGATCGGACATGACCCCCACCGGCCAGGGCGGCTCCTGCGAAGCGTCCATGTACAGCGAGCCCCAGCCCACCGCCAGCGGCGAGCGATTCGACCCCAGCGCCATGACCGCCGCCCACAAGACACTGCCCATGGACACCATGGTCCAGGTCACCAATCCCGCCAACGGCCAGTCGGTCACCGTGCGCATCAACGACCGCGGCCCCTACATCGCCGGGCGCTGCCTGGACCTGTCCACGGCTTCCTTCGAGCAGATCGCCTCGGCCAGCGCCGGCGTCGTCGACGTCGAATGGCAGGTCGTCAGCTGA
- a CDS encoding TM0106 family RecB-like putative nuclease has translation MFRTESQRVISPTDLVDTLECEHRSALRIAAAAEVPGAPAPTDIDPLIAQQGAAHEQAELDRLRALFGDGVVAVADPAPTDAAMRAAARTTAEAMAAGAPVVYQGCFYEPIAPGIAFHGRADFLISTAVDPATGRHRPGAETRYEPWDTKLARRPGPSAVLQLTAYAAALEAHGPGRGEHMHLITGDHGTHTHRVAEFLPILRGVRERLLEALDQPPALPDPLWGAPRPACDGCGYNALCTAGRAEARHLSLVAGIRTDQSRRLDDCGLTTIDALARAADGDRPPAMPRRSFARLRDQAALQVRQDATRTASDPQGTVIAEVYAEEGLAALPAPSPGDVFFDMEGYPYYDGADGRGLEYLFGAVTLADPAAPHAPDPDGPDTAEEFHAFWAHDRAREKRAFEGFVDFVCERIDADPGAHVYHYASYEADRLKLLAAAFGTREAEVDELLRHRRLVDLYTAVKKSLRVSQRSYSIKYLEPLYQPPNRSGEVTTAASSIDAYADYLAAAEAGDTDRAAKVADSIADYNRDDCASTARLRSWLERLRADHGITARPAGQSELVAEDADERAAERRRRREEQEARLRTLTDPLLEGVAEDPARRSAHDDTRALLAALAGYYRREENPSWWDYFRRVSAPVEELEADNECLVPLRARLGEWQEPTGRQKLARREVELRADPARPHPFSTGDSVRLLYAGAPGQEADTVGATVEAASPERLTLVETSAPAETYARAPSAVLPGAPVRSTPKDDALWTVADEAVAALPDLPHRAGIDVLRRRPPRTREGSGLPGTAEHGDDPVAAAIAAVGRLDCSYVAVQGPPGAGKTYLAAQLITHLVARGRSVGVCSTSHKAVENVLAAAVQAARITGAELPCAKRPPGSRPAAEAPWDQPKSTKDLAAWRTRHTTGHLVGGTAWTFANEAVVADPLDVLIIDEAGQFALADTLAVSAATRDLVLLGDPQQLPQVVQGTHGEGAAASALEHLAGGADIIDPRLGYFLDQTRRMHPEVCAPVSELSYRGMLRAHPSAAERTMSGVDAGLYRREVDHSGRATHSPEEVDAVVGIAADLVGRRFREPGAVAEREITGEDVLVVAPYNLQVRALRRALDAAGLDEVRVGTVDRFQGQEAPAVICSMTVSSAADAPRGLDFVLSRNRLNVALSRAQTVAALVHSPRLGASAPRSVAELRALAGFAGLRAAARPWPETGRPHP, from the coding sequence GTGTTCCGCACCGAGTCGCAGCGGGTGATCTCGCCGACCGATCTCGTCGACACCCTGGAGTGCGAACACCGCAGCGCCCTGCGCATCGCCGCGGCGGCCGAGGTCCCCGGCGCCCCCGCCCCCACCGACATCGACCCGCTCATCGCCCAGCAGGGCGCCGCCCACGAGCAGGCGGAGCTCGACCGGCTGCGCGCCCTCTTCGGCGACGGCGTCGTCGCCGTCGCCGACCCGGCGCCCACCGACGCCGCCATGCGCGCCGCGGCCCGGACCACCGCCGAGGCAATGGCGGCGGGCGCGCCCGTCGTCTACCAGGGCTGCTTCTACGAGCCCATCGCCCCCGGCATCGCCTTCCACGGCCGCGCCGACTTCCTGATCTCCACCGCCGTCGACCCCGCGACCGGCCGGCACCGCCCCGGCGCCGAAACCCGCTACGAACCCTGGGACACCAAACTCGCCCGCCGCCCCGGCCCCTCCGCCGTCCTCCAGCTCACCGCCTACGCCGCCGCGCTGGAGGCCCACGGCCCCGGCCGGGGCGAGCACATGCACCTGATCACCGGCGACCACGGCACCCACACCCACCGCGTCGCCGAGTTCCTGCCCATCCTGCGGGGCGTGCGCGAACGCCTGCTGGAGGCCCTCGACCAGCCCCCGGCGCTACCCGACCCCCTGTGGGGAGCCCCCCGCCCCGCCTGCGACGGCTGCGGCTACAACGCGCTGTGCACCGCCGGCCGCGCCGAGGCCCGCCACCTCTCGCTCGTCGCCGGCATCCGCACCGACCAGTCCCGACGCCTCGACGACTGCGGCCTCACCACCATCGACGCCCTGGCCCGGGCCGCCGACGGCGACCGCCCCCCGGCAATGCCCCGCCGCTCCTTCGCCCGGCTGCGCGACCAGGCCGCGCTCCAGGTCCGCCAGGACGCCACCCGCACCGCCTCAGACCCCCAGGGCACCGTCATCGCCGAGGTCTACGCCGAGGAGGGGCTGGCCGCACTGCCCGCCCCCAGCCCCGGCGACGTCTTCTTCGACATGGAGGGCTACCCCTACTACGACGGCGCCGACGGCCGCGGCCTGGAATACCTCTTCGGCGCCGTCACCCTCGCCGACCCCGCCGCCCCGCACGCCCCCGACCCCGACGGCCCCGACACCGCCGAGGAGTTCCACGCCTTCTGGGCCCACGACCGCGCCCGGGAGAAGCGCGCTTTCGAGGGCTTCGTCGACTTCGTCTGCGAGCGCATCGACGCCGACCCCGGCGCCCACGTCTACCACTACGCCTCCTACGAGGCCGACCGGCTCAAACTCCTCGCCGCCGCGTTCGGCACCCGCGAGGCCGAGGTCGACGAACTGCTGCGCCACCGCCGCCTGGTCGACCTCTACACCGCCGTCAAGAAGAGCCTGCGCGTCTCCCAGCGCTCCTACTCCATCAAGTACCTCGAACCCCTCTACCAGCCCCCGAACCGCAGCGGCGAGGTCACCACCGCCGCCTCCAGCATCGACGCCTACGCCGACTACCTCGCCGCAGCCGAGGCCGGCGACACCGACCGCGCCGCCAAGGTCGCCGACTCCATCGCCGACTACAACCGCGACGACTGCGCCTCCACAGCCCGCCTGCGCTCGTGGCTGGAGCGGCTGCGCGCCGACCACGGCATCACCGCCCGCCCCGCCGGCCAGAGCGAACTCGTCGCCGAGGACGCCGACGAGCGCGCCGCCGAACGGCGCCGCCGCCGCGAGGAGCAGGAGGCGCGCCTGCGCACCCTGACCGACCCGCTGCTGGAAGGCGTGGCCGAGGACCCGGCCCGCCGCAGCGCCCACGACGACACCCGCGCCCTGCTGGCCGCCTTGGCCGGCTACTACCGGCGCGAGGAGAACCCCTCCTGGTGGGACTACTTCCGCCGCGTCTCGGCCCCCGTCGAGGAACTGGAGGCCGACAACGAGTGCCTGGTCCCGCTGCGCGCGCGGCTGGGCGAGTGGCAGGAGCCCACCGGCCGGCAGAAACTCGCCCGCCGCGAGGTCGAACTGCGCGCCGACCCCGCCCGCCCCCACCCCTTCAGTACCGGCGACTCCGTCCGGCTGCTGTACGCCGGCGCGCCCGGCCAGGAAGCCGACACCGTAGGCGCCACCGTCGAGGCCGCCTCCCCCGAACGCCTCACCCTCGTCGAGACCTCCGCACCCGCCGAGACCTACGCACGCGCACCCTCGGCGGTGCTGCCCGGCGCCCCCGTGCGCTCCACGCCCAAAGACGACGCCCTGTGGACCGTGGCCGACGAGGCCGTCGCGGCCCTGCCCGACCTGCCCCACCGCGCCGGCATCGACGTGCTGCGCCGCCGGCCCCCGCGCACTCGCGAGGGCTCGGGCCTGCCCGGCACCGCCGAGCACGGCGACGACCCCGTCGCCGCCGCCATCGCCGCCGTCGGGCGCCTCGACTGCTCCTACGTGGCCGTGCAGGGCCCGCCCGGCGCCGGCAAGACCTACCTCGCCGCGCAGCTGATCACCCACCTCGTCGCCCGCGGCCGCAGCGTCGGCGTCTGCTCCACCAGCCACAAGGCCGTGGAGAACGTACTCGCCGCCGCCGTGCAGGCCGCCCGCATCACCGGCGCCGAACTGCCCTGCGCCAAACGCCCGCCCGGCAGCCGACCCGCCGCCGAGGCACCCTGGGACCAGCCCAAGAGCACCAAGGACCTGGCCGCCTGGCGCACCCGCCACACCACAGGCCACCTCGTCGGCGGCACCGCCTGGACATTCGCCAACGAAGCGGTCGTCGCCGACCCCCTCGACGTGCTCATCATCGACGAGGCCGGGCAGTTCGCGCTGGCCGACACCCTCGCCGTCTCCGCCGCCACCCGCGACCTCGTCCTGCTCGGCGACCCCCAGCAGCTGCCCCAGGTGGTCCAGGGCACCCACGGCGAAGGCGCCGCCGCCTCGGCCCTGGAGCACCTCGCCGGCGGCGCCGACATCATCGACCCCCGCCTGGGCTACTTCCTGGACCAGACCCGCCGCATGCACCCCGAGGTGTGCGCCCCGGTCTCCGAACTGTCCTACCGCGGGATGCTGCGCGCCCACCCCAGTGCCGCCGAACGCACGATGAGCGGCGTAGACGCCGGGCTCTACCGCCGCGAGGTCGACCACAGCGGCCGTGCCACCCACAGCCCCGAGGAGGTCGACGCGGTCGTCGGCATCGCCGCCGATCTGGTGGGCCGCCGCTTCCGCGAACCCGGCGCCGTGGCCGAACGCGAGATCACCGGAGAGGACGTCCTGGTGGTCGCGCCCTACAACCTGCAGGTGCGCGCGCTGCGCCGGGCACTGGACGCCGCCGGGCTCGACGAGGTGCGCGTGGGCACCGTCGACCGGTTCCAGGGCCAGGAGGCACCGGCGGTCATCTGCTCCATGACCGTCTCCAGCGCCGCCGACGCCCCGCGCGGCCTGGACTTCGTCCTCTCGCGCAACCGCCTCAACGTGGCCCTCTCGCGCGCCCAGACCGTCGCCGCGCTGGTCCACTCGCCCCGGTTGGGCGCCTCGGCGCCGCGCTCGGTCGCCGAACTGCGCGCCCTGGCCGGTTTCGCGGGCCTGCGCGCAGCCGCCCGCCCCTGGCCCGAGACGGGCCGTCCGCACCCGTAG
- a CDS encoding sirohydrochlorin chelatase gives MALPTLLLAVHGTREPRGSAAARRLAGAVAELTGAPVRLGFADVLAPDVGEVAAGIDGPVVVVPAFLAAGYHVRVDIPAQLHRAGRGDAVVTGALGEDDRLLQAAVRRLRRAGWRTGEAVVLAAAGSSDPDARAQVDQAAQRLSRRLGGAGVEVGYVATAEPAVAEAVRRLRARGHRRVALASWLLAPGLFHQRLAEAGADSVARPLLPDAGVAAAVAARYQAAALLAAV, from the coding sequence ATGGCCCTCCCCACCCTCCTGCTGGCCGTGCACGGAACCCGCGAACCCCGCGGCAGCGCCGCCGCGCGGCGCCTGGCCGGCGCCGTCGCCGAGCTGACCGGCGCTCCGGTGCGACTGGGCTTCGCCGACGTCCTGGCCCCCGACGTGGGCGAGGTCGCCGCCGGCATCGACGGCCCCGTCGTGGTGGTGCCCGCCTTCCTCGCGGCCGGCTACCACGTCCGCGTCGACATCCCCGCCCAGTTGCACCGCGCCGGCCGCGGCGACGCGGTGGTCACCGGCGCCCTGGGCGAAGACGACCGGCTGCTGCAGGCCGCCGTGCGCCGCCTGCGCCGCGCCGGATGGCGCACCGGCGAGGCCGTGGTGCTGGCCGCCGCCGGCTCCTCCGATCCCGACGCCCGCGCCCAGGTGGACCAGGCGGCACAGCGGCTGTCGCGGCGGCTGGGCGGCGCCGGCGTGGAGGTGGGCTACGTCGCCACCGCAGAACCCGCCGTCGCCGAGGCGGTGCGGCGGCTGCGCGCCCGCGGGCACCGCCGCGTCGCGCTGGCCTCCTGGCTGCTGGCGCCGGGACTGTTCCACCAGCGCCTGGCCGAGGCCGGAGCCGACTCCGTGGCCCGGCCGCTGCTGCCCGACGCCGGAGTGGCCGCCGCCGTCGCCGCGCGATACCAGGCCGCTGCGCTGCTCGCGGCGGTCTGA